One part of the Odontesthes bonariensis isolate fOdoBon6 chromosome 15, fOdoBon6.hap1, whole genome shotgun sequence genome encodes these proteins:
- the ttc39a gene encoding tetratricopeptide repeat protein 39A isoform X2, giving the protein MKMSGEEEALSNGSSRSDLSLALEDCMAALDLFLRNDFEEAQARLRCRTKDSMYHALTYATILEMQAMMTFEPQHILAAGSTMKEAQAICQRHRKKSSFSKNFTEEELHAEVCYAECLLQRAALTFLQDENMISFIKGGIKVRNSYQIYKELHAILQSSGYTHGDNHGHFEGGVKLGVGAFNLMISMLPTRTLKLLEFVGFSGNKEFGLQHLQEGSAESTFRSFLCNMLLLCYHTFMSFILGTGEGDVEDAEKLLQPYLKKYPKGSIFLFFAGRIEEIKGNLDAAIKRFEECCEAQQQWKQFHHMCYWELMWCFTYKRQWKMAYFYADLLSKENSWSKATYAYMKAAYLSMLTEDDCLTFGETALTLFRQVPGLKQKIAGKSLPTEKFAIRKARRYFAERPIPLPAPPLEMMYIWNGYTVIGKHKDLTEGMLQTLDEAQTKLESTPRTEFTIDDQCLLSLLKGLCLKHLGHQEEAEHYFTLVLCNETQIKYDHYLVPNALLEHGLLCIEQGRRDEAIKLLESAKNNYKNYSMESRTHFRIQAALHKAKGTGENGIHVPSSP; this is encoded by the exons ATGAAAATGTCAGGAGAGGAAGAAGCTCTGTCAAATGG GAGCTCGCGGTCCGACCTGTCACTGGCTCTGGAGGACTGTATGGCCGCCCTGGATCTGTTCCTCAGGAATGACTTTGAGGAGGCGCAGGCCCGCCTCAGATGCAG AACAAAAGACAGCATGTACCACGCTCTGACCTATGCCACCATCCTAGAAATGCAGGCCATGATGACCTTTGAACCCCAACACATTCTGGCTGCGGGTAGTACCATGAAGGAGGCACAGGCTATCTGTCAGCG gCACCGGAAGAAGTCGAGCTTCTCCAAAAACTTCACAGAAG AGGAGCTCCATGCTGAAGTTTGCTATGCTGAATGTCTCCTGCAGAGGGCAGCGCTCACCTTCCTTCAG gATGAAAACATGATCAGTTTTATCAAAGGTGGAATCAAAGTGAGGAACAGCTACCAGATTTACAA AGAGCTTCACGCTATCCTCCAGTCCTCTGGATACACTCATGGTGACAACCATGGTCATTTTGAGGGTGGTGTTAAACTGGGGGTAGGAGCCTTCAACCTA ATGATTTCCATGTTGCCCACGCGGACACTCAAGCTGCTGGAGTTTGTTGGTTTCTCTGGTAATAAG GAGTTTGGCCTCCAGCATCTTCAGGAGGGCTCTGCAGAAAGCACATTCAGGTCCTTCCTGTGCAAtatgctgctgctctgttatcACACATTCATGAGTTTCATATTAG GCACCGGAGAAGGAGACGTTGAGGATGCAGAGAAACTTTTGCAGCCATATCTCAAAAAATATCCGAAG GGATCCATCTTTTTGTTCTTTGCTGGTCGAATAGAAGAGATCAAAGGCAACCTGGATGCA GCTATCAAGCGTTTCGAGGAGTGCTGCGAGGCTCAACAGCAATGGAAGCAGTTCCACCATATGTGCTACTGGGAGCTGATGTGGTGCTTCACATACAAGAGGCAGTGGAAGATGGCCTACTTCTATGCTGACCTACTAAGCAAGGAGAACTCGTGGTCCAAG GCTACTTATGCGTACATGAAAGCAGCCTACCTCAGCATGCTGACGGAGGATGATTGTCTAACCTTTGGGGAGACTGCACTAACTCTGTTCAG GCAGGTCCCTGGGCTGAAGCAGAAAATAGCAGGGAAATCTTTACCAACAGAGAAGTTTGCCATCAGGAAAGCCCGCCGCTACTTTGCAGAAAGGCCTAttcctcttcctgctcctccgCTG GAGATGATGTACATCTGGAACGGCTATACAGTCATCGGCAAACACAAAGACCTTACCGAGGGCATGCTCCAAACTCTGGATGAGGCGCAGACGAAACTTGAAAGCACCCCAA GGACAGAGTTCACCATAGATGACCAGTGTTTGCTGAGCCTCTTGAAGGGGCTCTGTCTCAAACACCTGGGACACCAAGAGGAGGCTGAACACTACTTTACCCTTGTGCTCTGCAA TGAGACTCAGATCAAATATGACCACTACTTAGTTCCTAATGCACTTCTGGAGCATGGTCTGCTGTGTATTGAGCAAGGTAGAAGAGATGAAGCCATTAAACTCCTAGAATCAGCAAA GAACAATTACAAAAACTACTCCATGGAATCACGAACACACTTCCGTATTCAAGCTGCTTTGCACAAGGCCAAGGGAACTGGGGAGAATGGCATCCATGTGCCCTCTAGCCCATAA
- the ttc39a gene encoding tetratricopeptide repeat protein 39A isoform X1 → MSFINNWRRSVKRDDGKKGAVQPQDIPVSPNSPSRMSNIPDVDPIITDFKLHLTENKDAPDPPHGSSRSDLSLALEDCMAALDLFLRNDFEEAQARLRCRTKDSMYHALTYATILEMQAMMTFEPQHILAAGSTMKEAQAICQRHRKKSSFSKNFTEEELHAEVCYAECLLQRAALTFLQDENMISFIKGGIKVRNSYQIYKELHAILQSSGYTHGDNHGHFEGGVKLGVGAFNLMISMLPTRTLKLLEFVGFSGNKEFGLQHLQEGSAESTFRSFLCNMLLLCYHTFMSFILGTGEGDVEDAEKLLQPYLKKYPKGSIFLFFAGRIEEIKGNLDAAIKRFEECCEAQQQWKQFHHMCYWELMWCFTYKRQWKMAYFYADLLSKENSWSKATYAYMKAAYLSMLTEDDCLTFGETALTLFRQVPGLKQKIAGKSLPTEKFAIRKARRYFAERPIPLPAPPLEMMYIWNGYTVIGKHKDLTEGMLQTLDEAQTKLESTPRTEFTIDDQCLLSLLKGLCLKHLGHQEEAEHYFTLVLCNETQIKYDHYLVPNALLEHGLLCIEQGRRDEAIKLLESAKNNYKNYSMESRTHFRIQAALHKAKGTGENGIHVPSSP, encoded by the exons ATGAGTTTTATCAACAACTGGAGGCGAAGCGTGAAAAGGGATGACGGTAAAAA GGGTGCTGTGCAGCCTCAAGACATCCCTGTCAGCCCGAACTCCCCGAGCCG GATGTCAAACATTCCAGACGTGGATCCCATCATCACTGACTTCAA GTTACACCTAACCGAAAACAAAGATGCTCCAGATCCACCTCACGG GAGCTCGCGGTCCGACCTGTCACTGGCTCTGGAGGACTGTATGGCCGCCCTGGATCTGTTCCTCAGGAATGACTTTGAGGAGGCGCAGGCCCGCCTCAGATGCAG AACAAAAGACAGCATGTACCACGCTCTGACCTATGCCACCATCCTAGAAATGCAGGCCATGATGACCTTTGAACCCCAACACATTCTGGCTGCGGGTAGTACCATGAAGGAGGCACAGGCTATCTGTCAGCG gCACCGGAAGAAGTCGAGCTTCTCCAAAAACTTCACAGAAG AGGAGCTCCATGCTGAAGTTTGCTATGCTGAATGTCTCCTGCAGAGGGCAGCGCTCACCTTCCTTCAG gATGAAAACATGATCAGTTTTATCAAAGGTGGAATCAAAGTGAGGAACAGCTACCAGATTTACAA AGAGCTTCACGCTATCCTCCAGTCCTCTGGATACACTCATGGTGACAACCATGGTCATTTTGAGGGTGGTGTTAAACTGGGGGTAGGAGCCTTCAACCTA ATGATTTCCATGTTGCCCACGCGGACACTCAAGCTGCTGGAGTTTGTTGGTTTCTCTGGTAATAAG GAGTTTGGCCTCCAGCATCTTCAGGAGGGCTCTGCAGAAAGCACATTCAGGTCCTTCCTGTGCAAtatgctgctgctctgttatcACACATTCATGAGTTTCATATTAG GCACCGGAGAAGGAGACGTTGAGGATGCAGAGAAACTTTTGCAGCCATATCTCAAAAAATATCCGAAG GGATCCATCTTTTTGTTCTTTGCTGGTCGAATAGAAGAGATCAAAGGCAACCTGGATGCA GCTATCAAGCGTTTCGAGGAGTGCTGCGAGGCTCAACAGCAATGGAAGCAGTTCCACCATATGTGCTACTGGGAGCTGATGTGGTGCTTCACATACAAGAGGCAGTGGAAGATGGCCTACTTCTATGCTGACCTACTAAGCAAGGAGAACTCGTGGTCCAAG GCTACTTATGCGTACATGAAAGCAGCCTACCTCAGCATGCTGACGGAGGATGATTGTCTAACCTTTGGGGAGACTGCACTAACTCTGTTCAG GCAGGTCCCTGGGCTGAAGCAGAAAATAGCAGGGAAATCTTTACCAACAGAGAAGTTTGCCATCAGGAAAGCCCGCCGCTACTTTGCAGAAAGGCCTAttcctcttcctgctcctccgCTG GAGATGATGTACATCTGGAACGGCTATACAGTCATCGGCAAACACAAAGACCTTACCGAGGGCATGCTCCAAACTCTGGATGAGGCGCAGACGAAACTTGAAAGCACCCCAA GGACAGAGTTCACCATAGATGACCAGTGTTTGCTGAGCCTCTTGAAGGGGCTCTGTCTCAAACACCTGGGACACCAAGAGGAGGCTGAACACTACTTTACCCTTGTGCTCTGCAA TGAGACTCAGATCAAATATGACCACTACTTAGTTCCTAATGCACTTCTGGAGCATGGTCTGCTGTGTATTGAGCAAGGTAGAAGAGATGAAGCCATTAAACTCCTAGAATCAGCAAA GAACAATTACAAAAACTACTCCATGGAATCACGAACACACTTCCGTATTCAAGCTGCTTTGCACAAGGCCAAGGGAACTGGGGAGAATGGCATCCATGTGCCCTCTAGCCCATAA